In the genome of Cryptomeria japonica chromosome 8, Sugi_1.0, whole genome shotgun sequence, one region contains:
- the LOC131048396 gene encoding sister chromatid cohesion 1 protein 1 — MFYSHQLLSRKVPLGQIWIAATMHTKINRRNVDRIDIVEICEQILNPAVPLALRLSGILMGGVVIIYNKKVKFLYDDATRFMIQIKKDITKSRVPGADTTVLPKGRSQAKFENITISYALDELDDIEQLMAHPKERHQISLEEFCLIPGEEPNASLKPMKFQADVENITLRDDNFRFEQRYRDKTQMFDEDRLVGEPENNTLPPELNLNTEQQQDGEIPKEPDGFNTNELPHEVEHQGEAQREGPKSPEPDAQSIQPPIRRTNRQVINRKRKKNSIILDEDFTVIPPRVYQEWLNDPSDLVKDDTCRLKIKKERARNRNSTTAEKLMRLPSTLFFSMSGKLSSDPCCAMPLLELWNQNILAQNKGKIQETLGTRTTRSSLAAEMRNDEEQPINFGETELVNEARETLRANLATQNLPKDLDFNTMRLTPMPSGQSTKSNKVTPASGPLGSINEGSTPRINRPKSKHITPDGFGNVLPDEEQMMEEFAFASPRWEVGSGQNQNINPSQFDLMVETEPSQPILNQTPKESMDHLTGKILDHFRDHFKTPGVPPKQSLNQLTEGMKRRQAARLFYQTCVLATHKYVKVEQEEAYGDIMIQRGPSL; from the exons ATGTTTTACTCTCATCAATTGTTGTCCAGAAAGGTTCCTCTAGGCCAAATATG GATCGCAGCCACAATGCACACCAAAATCAATAGAAGAAACGTTGACAGAATTGACATTGTGGAGATCTG TGAACAAATTCTCAATCCAGCAGTTCCCCTGGCACTAAGGCTTTCTGGAATACTCATGG GAGGTGTAGTAATTATCTACAACAAGAAAGTCAAATTTCTTTATG ATGATGCAACCAGGTTCATG ATCCAAATCAAGAAAGATATCACAAAAAGTCGCGTTCCTGGGGCTGATACCACTGTTTTACCAAAGGGAAGATCGCAAGCCAA ATTCGAGAATATAACTATAAGTTACGCCCTTGACGAGTTAGACGACATTGAACAGCTGATGGCGCATCCCAAGGAACGCCATCAAATCTCTTTG GAGGAATTTTGCCTAATTCCTGGCGAAGAACCAAATGCTTCACTCAAACCCATGAAGTTTCAAG CTGATGTGGAGAACATCACACTGCGGGATGATAATTTCAGATTTGAACAGCGGTACCGTGATAAAACTCAAAT GTTTGATGAAGATAGGCTGGTAGGCGAACCTGAAAACAACACTCTGCCTCCTGAGTTGAATTTAAATACAGAGCAGCAGCAAG ATGGGGAAATTCCGAAAGAACCAGATGGATTTAACACTAATGAACTTCCGCATGAAGTAGAGCATCAAGGGGAGGCTCAGCGTGAAGGCCCTAAATCG CCGGAGCCTGACGCACAGAGCATTCAGCCTCCCATCAGGCGTACTAATAGGCAAGTGATtaacagaaaaagaaagaaaaactctATTATTTTGGATGAAGATTTTACAGTAATTCCTCCTCGAGTGTATCAGGAATGGCTTAATGATCCCTCCGACCTCGTCAAAGATGATACTTGCAGGCTGAAAATAAAAAAG GAGCGGGCAAGGAATCGCAATTCCACTACAGCAGAAAAGCTGATGCGACTTCCATCCACTTTGTTCTTTTCCATGTCTGGCAAATTATCATCTGACCCCTGTTGCGCAATGCCCTTGTTAGAGCTGTGGAACCAAAATATTCTTGCGCAGAACAAAGGGAAAATACAAG AAACTCTTGGAACTAGGACGACACGCTCATCTTTGGCTGCTGAAATGAGAAATGATGAGGAGCAGCCAATAAATTTT GGTGAGACTGAGCTTGTAAATGAGGCTCGAGAGACTCTGCGAGCTAACCTTGCAACCCAAAACTTGCCAAAAGATTTGGATTTCAATACAATGAGATTAACACCAATGCCTTCAG GTCAAAGTACCAAATCTAATAAGGTGACCCCTGCGTCAGGACCATTGGGATCAATAAATGAGGGTTCAACCCCAAGAATTAACAG ACCCAAAAGCAAGCATATCACACCAGATGGATTTGGCAATGTCCTTCCCGacgaagaacaaatgatggaggaATTTGCCTTTGCTAGTCCCCGATGGGAAGTTGGCTCAggtcaaaatcaaaacatcaatccAAGCCAATTTG ATTTAATGGTGGAAACAGAACCTTCTCAACCAATACTCAATCAAACACCTAAGGAGTCCATGGACCATTTAACAGGAAAAATTCTCGA CCATTTTAGAGATCATTTCAAGACACCAGGAGTTCCACCAAAGCAGTCTTTGAACCAGCTTACTGAAGGGATGAAGAGAAGACAAGCAGCCAGGCTATTCTACCAAACATGTG TTTTAGCTACCCATAAATATGTCAAGGTCGAGCAAGAGGAGGCATACGGTGATATCATGATCCAGAGAGGACCTTCTCTCTGA